The sequence ACGCTTACTCCGAACACTCCTCAAGCTGAATCTAAATTAAACTTATTTAAACAGGATTAGTAGGATTCCTTATTAAAGGATATTACCTATggtattcaaaattcatcttAAACATGCCTAACGAAATTGCAACTCTAGAGTATAAAAAACTGTATTGTATTTTTGGCGAGATTAAGGGGAACCGTCCGCCCTATATATTCACAACATGCTGAAAAACGAGTTTGAATTAACAATCATACTAATGGTTGCATATTCCATGAATTATGGTTACATCCTATATACCTTTAAACGAATCGCATATTTAGATCGACATAAGCTTCAACCAaatacaaacttactaatgtactTCCCTATTGACCTACAAATTAAAATTTATACAACTTAATAACAAAAGGCTGTAAGTAAAGCAAACAGATGATTATAACTTCTCCAGATCTTTCAGTTCATGCTTTTCATTGTTTACAATCAGCTGCACCAATATgagactcgaaatgtgtacctggaatgctgAAAATGTAGAGGAGAAGAGGAGGAAGATAGGAAAATCAGCAACAGCAgaaacagaatagcagcagcaagaACAAAACAGCAAGCAGCaaaacaggctcgagtgcaagaatgcaactatagccgatagaAAAATAGCCAAATGACAGCAACAAGCAGTGCAGTAGAAACGAAACTCCACAACAAAACAAGTCCAGGAGAAACAAACAGTGCAAACCAACCAATATGCTCAGTTGAGACTTGGAAgaaatcagaattgattgaacaggttgaaaTCAAGTGAAATCCAAACAAACAGAAAGAAGAAATAGTTTCTGATTGTTATCTATATGTTTTCCCTCCCTTGTGTATGCCTTACTTCTCTTATCTCTCTATGTATCTTTTTAAAAAGAATCCCGACCCTCAGTCTAAAATCTGTCTCTCTTTTTTATAGCCTAACATCGGCTATTCACAGCCTGTTAAAACACATCAGAACCCCCTCACTTtcttgttgtttttccactcaatgTTTAAAATATGAAaccctcccatgagattcctgGCAGTCCCCTTTAacatttattaaactaaaagcaggccaggggcagcaagaatataatctgacagcatatgctgtcaaactattttaatccaaaagggcctttatgcacatgttgtgtacaagtgcacatgccaccaattcagaTTGCAGTTGCAGACCAAAACCTtagatttctgattcaaattaacaaacataagtagctatactcgattctcaattttgattcaaacaaatgttCAGCAAGGACAGATCAGATTCAAACAAgctgaaactaatcgacgacatatgtcgactcgactatactaatcataacatgtacaattgAAGACCATGATCAAAAATCTAACAGTATtaaacacatgattcgaattgtactgactaaacaAACAATTGTACTGAGGAATCGATTAATCAGTCaaatttaaagttcaattgattgcACAACACATACACATATACATACTATCAGTGAATAGAGGAAAGATTTGACCaatacagaggtccgggcaaggtggGCAGAAACAGTTGGTAAAATTCCAAACACAAATTAAAACAAGACGTTTGACCATACAAACAGACCTTTAACAAATACATGAACCGAATAAAGAAAATAGAAACAGACTTACCTTAAAAATCCTTGGAAAAATTAGAAAACCAAAACTCGTATTTGAAGAAAAcattcttggggttgaacggactttaatcgaagtgttcccaactgagaacacttcgattaaggtccattagaccctaatcacttgaCTTAAACGGACACAGACCAGGCCCTGGGGTTTCTATGGTTCATGGATGACAGATTTGGGTTTTGAGTCtccatggttagattcggaccaaaccaagcatggtttggtcacgagggaggtccggggactgtctggtatgaatctagggcagatcggtgtagatcgagttttgactcgaatcttcaaatgaagattcgagaaggtgggatgggattcgagctaagcggttaacagatccatgttcagggtggtgaggtggtcctatggtgttaaggtgggagTCACCGGCGTCCaggccgccgggattaatggtgaagggaaatggggcggctagggtttcgtggggaaaGGGATGATGACGAAGGCGggggtcttggataggggggcagggtatggtaggaaagtttatatatggaatgagtggattgatctcagccgttggatgaggcgagatgAAAGGCCAGGATTTTTCAACTGATGGGGAAATGGTGTCGTTTCAAATGCCCGGGTTTGGGTTGGTTTGGGGGTTGAACAGGTCGGGTTTGTTCGTGGGTATGGGGGATGcgatcttgaccgttgatcattctgatatcaacggcccagatcagaccagatcaaaacggtgtcgtttggaagcTCTTGAAGTAAGCTGGTCTGGACTGGGGCAAGCACAGATCAGACCAGATCAGACCTGTTTTGTTTTAACTTGGACTAGCCTGGTCCGAAAatccttctccttttctttttttttctttaatttcttaaattaattTGTCAAATAATACTATATAAAACATtgaacaacaattatcacacaattaacatttaattatactaaacacttaatgacaaaatacaatgaaagatgcacacattttatttttcttttaataaacggattacggttcgcacgacatatatatttttttttattttttgtttgaatAAAATAACCACGGGCAAGATCACAAATAACTAgcaaaaaatgccacgtaaaaatccagaaaatgtacagcaagaccaattgttattattttgtttcttgtgaagtgattgtcgcgtaaaacaaaaatcacgtgctcacaatgagtAGTGAGAGGAGGAGCATGAACAGAAACTCCAGGTATAGGAGAGGGAGGTGAAGATGTTGGTGATGAAGCAAGTACAATAGGTGGAGAAGTAGGTGGAGAAGAAGTGGATAGTGGTGAAAAGGCAGGAACATCAGAATTAGAAACAGAGGGAGGAAAGAGATGAGAGGAATTGGGAGAAGGATAAGGGAAGATATGCTCATGAAATAAAACATCACTGGAATGAAAAATGCTGAAATTACCTAAGTTCAGAAGTTTATAACCTTTTTTACCAACACTATGGCCAAGAAATACTGAAGGAATTGACATAGACTTAAATTTGTCCCTATATGGATTTGGCACAACAACAAAACATAATCACCCAAAAGTTTTTGGAAGAGCAATAGGAGGAACATCAATATGTAAGAGGGTAAATGGagatttattattgaaaagaggGTAGGGGAATCTATTAATTAGGTAAGTGGCTATGAGGACACACTCACCCCAATATTTGATATGGAGTTTAGATTGGAAAAGAAGGCCCCATGCAGTTTCAAGTTAGTGCTTGTGCTTCCTTTCCACAACACTATTCCGTTGAGGTGTATGTGGGCAGGAAGTCTGATGCAAAATGTCATGGGCAAAAAAAGGATAAAGCTGTTGAGCTAGAACCTAACTTAAATGCATTATCAGACCTCACCACCTGAACATGGGATTGAAATTGCGTTTTCACCATGAAAATGAATGATTTGAGAAGAGTAAAAGCACTACCCTTACTGGATAACAGATATGTACATGTGGCCCCggaaaaatcatcaataataaaaaaatacttaaaatCATTATATGTTTGAGTGTGATATGGACCCCAAAGATCCACATGTATTAATTGAAATGGGGAGGTATAATGAATATTACATTCAGGGAAAGGAAATCTTTGCTGCCTTGCCATAGGACATAAAGGACGCAAAAATGTTTGTTTATATGGTAATTTGTAAGATAAGAAAGGAATACATTTCATCTTAGTAAATGGTAGATGACCCAGTCTCAAATGCCAAGAATGACCAAAAGATAACCTAGAAAGTGAATTATTAATAGGAAAAAACAACATCATGCATATAAGCAGAAGAATTAGAATCAGAAAAAGAAATACTACTTTTATTCATATCATGCAAAGTGTTGGCAGTGATGGTATTTACAAATGAGGAATGAAAAGCCCAATCACAAGAaagaacaggtgaaacaagattGATGTGATGACCTttaggtcatcacttattttagaaataaattctacattctgaggccttaaaaacctctttcaacaTCAcatcgatttgtgtgcgcagtctgggcgcgtagccggataggcattatgtgaaaatttgtgaaaaataatgaattttgactttaaaatggatttaagttgacttcggtcaacaatttgagtaaacggacccggacccgtgatttgacagtctcAAAGTCTCAAAGGGTctgtaagaaaatatgggacttgagcatatgcccgaaatcgaattctgaggtctcaagcccgagaaatgaatttttgaagaaaattattttctggaatatttatgagttttttaaaatgaaatgtgttttaaactcgatggtatcgggcctgtattttggttccggagcacagtacaggtcttatatgtgatttaagataagtccgtgaaatttggtaagaaacggaagtctTTTGAGGTGATTCGAACCCGTAGTTGAGAAAATTCATACTTTGgaagttttgaaatttttcttagatttctatgctaaattcgttgtttaagagattattttggcgatttaaatgcacggataagttcatatgatatttttgagttagtatgcatgtttggtttgcagccccgagggctcgggtgagtttcggataggtctcGAAAAGTATTAAACTtggaaaaagttgcaggtttttgctgTCTCAGTGCAcagaggttttgttcttcgcgttcgcatggtcccactcgcgaacgcgtaaggcaatttCCTCAAGTGCCAGTttgttcttcgtgaacgcgtcCAGACACTTGCGAACGTGTAGGCTAATGGCCTGGGGGGAGGTGGTTCACATTTTGTTCTACGTGAACGCAGCCACTAGCCCGCGAATGTGAAGGCTTGAGTAGTcaaagctccgcgaacgcgagcttGTGATCGCTAATGCGATGGTTAATTGGtttgacccatcgcgaacgcgatgaaggtctgtctagtgattttaaaacagaagccAAATGGGATTtcaccaaaatttcataacttcttccaATCTTCAAATTGAGCGATTTTTGAAAGGGAACTTCACcacaaattcataggtatgtaatcttagactcattttcttcaatttccattaacacccattagatttctaggcctaaatcatgttcttaagggtagaaaattagggatttgggtaaagttagggtttttgcataattgagatttagacctcgttttggggtcggattttggaactaattacatattcgggctcgtgggtgaatgggtgatcgggttttggtccgaacctcgtgttttgaccaaatgggcccggggtcgatttttgactttttgggaaaaatgatagaaaacttataattgagcattgagtaTGAATTCTTTAACATTTATTGATGtggttaaatcaatttggactatatatgagttgtttggaggcgaattctaaaggaaaagcggtgtttgaggcttgagttggacgtggaagttcgaggtaagtgtttgtctaaccttagcttgagggattaggagttgtgtcttatttgttaCATGTTACTTCTTAAgcacgacgtataggcatggtgacgagtatctatatgttggtgtcaagcatgaccgtgggtcttaaactgaaattgttgtgttcttaatgaatactacaaatgcctaagttgttgttTCTCTGTATTGAGCAAagatgattattctcgtggaaattacttatgattgagtattggtgctagctgaggtagttagatgttggaacaagtttggttatagctaattTCCCTTGCGGTGACGTATTTATTTATACTATCGATTCCCTTATCGGGAtaatgttgtttctttattgatcccttgccgagACTCTCGTtctgattggtgttgaattgtatatgtGCATCGGGTTGCGcggcaacaatattatatttagatcgggttgcacgccgcaacaatattatatttggatcgggttgcacaccgcaataatattgtatttggatcaggttgcacgccgcaacaatataatgtttggatcgggttgcatgccgcaataataatataattggaccaggttgcatgccgcaacagtgataaatgatagggatcgggttgcacgccgcaacagtgttattatgtttggatcgggttgcatgttgcaacagtgttattatgtttggatcgggttgcgcgccgcaacaataaataATACAGAGTGTTTATAGATTGATTAtgagttccttattgttttgctgcAAATTCTAAATTGTCCTTATGCCTTTCTCTTAAATTACTACTGGTAATGAtgttcccccgcagcatgttccccctcccatctttacttgtttatttctgttttatttttctgttgtatattatataactgcacaggtttatttggtcgtctggtcctaacctcgtcactacttcgccggggttaggctaggcacttaccagaacatgagatcggttgtgctgatactacactctgcacgaTGTGTAGATCTCGGagcggcagcttttggaccgtagcatttgggtggctgccttcagtccagttagagatcccgaggtagtcctgcaggcgtccgcaggcccgacgttctcttctatttttatatgtattatgttttcattattttcgGGACAGACTGTacttttcctttcagacatttgtatgtagtattcatagatagttcgtgatattgtgacattgaattccgggtagagatgtatgttggCATTATCAAATAggttttggctaagttatcagattaagtcttccgcttgtaCTACTTatcattaatatttcattgttgaTCGCATGTTAatttaaactgttaaaaaggctaaataaaagagttagtgattCTACATtacgtggcttgcctagctttcttgagtaggcgacatcacgactcccgagggtggaaaatccgggtcgtgacaagttggtattagagctctaggttacataggtctcacaattcacggacaagcttagtaaagTCTGAGAGATCAGTTCAGAGACgcctgtatttatcccccagaggctacagagttaggaaaaacatcacatttattctttcctgtcgtgcggtttggtttctcaatgctaattgaattttactctgttctttcaaagatggcaagaacacgtgcTTCCTTATCCACCGATCAGCAACCTGAGCCTCCAGcaacagctcccacgaggggcagagggcgaggccaagGCCGTGCTAGAGGACGAGGTAGGGGCAAAGCTCAGTCCAGAGTAGTAGCACCAGCGggggagcctcaggttgactttgatgatgagatTCTGGCCTAgacagttctggtgggcccagctcaggtcccagaggtgTTTATTGCTACCCCCATACTCCAAGATGCTCGGGTCCGTTtagtgggccttatagagagtgtcactcgggcaggcttgcttcctgtagtactagtcgtctctcaggctggaggaggagcccaaactcctgctacttgcactccagagtagatggctccctagtttcagactccagcagctcagccagttagagcagttcagccgggtgtggtagctcagaccggcgatggagcagctatgtctggtgatgctttatggagattggacaggttcaccaaacTCTTCCCtactacttttagcggtgcatcttctgaggatttTCTAGATAGCTGTCATGTGGTTCTCagaaacatggggatagttgagactaATAGGGTCGATTTTtctacttttcgcttatctggatccgccaagacttggtggagagattattgtttggataGACCAGTCGGATCGCCAGCTTTCACTTGAGAGCAGTTTActcaactatttctggagaagtttctccctattactcagagagagatctatcgaaggcagtttgagcgtctccagcaggtttctatgactgttactcagtatgagaccatattcatcgacttggcccgtcatgctcttatcatacttcccaccgagagagagggtaatgaggtttattgagggacatatccagcctattcgacttcagatgtccaaggagactaggagtgagatttctttctaggaggcagccaatgtggccaggagagttgagatggttctatcgcagggaggtggtcgggggtctgacaagaggcctcgtcatttaggctgattcagtggtacctcatctggaggcagagattcgtatggtagaggccatcctcctaggccttttcagtcagccctttaggtttctcatggtgcttcaggtggccatggttctcatatgcagtattatAATCAACAGCCCTAttgtgcaccaccagctcctatcagttcaccgccgctctagagtttttggggtggtcattcaggtcatcggggtcagtctcagtttcctcagccgcaacATTCTGGTGGATGCTATAAGTGCGGTGAGTATGGTTatatccggagggcttgtccAAGATTGGTGGGTACTtagtcgcagcagcagggttcccgtgctatggttcaggcaccaggtattccacaaccagctagaggtgggggtagaggtgcaagaggtggaggtagaggtgttagtggtggagctcagaccgctagaggtggaggccagccagctgcaggccgtcccaaagatgtagtccagggtggtggggcctaacctcgtcactacttcgctggggtgaggccaggcacttaccagcacatgggtcggttgtgctgatacaacactctacactatgtgcagatcccgtaGCGGCAGCTTTTGGACTGTAgcatttgggtggctgccttcagtccagttagagatcccgaggtagtcctgcaggcgtccacaggcccggcattctcttctatctttatatgtaTCTATTTTCATTATTTCCGGGGATAGACTATacttttcctttcagacatttgtatgtagtattcgtagacagtccatgatattgtgacaccggatttcgTGTAGAGATGTATGTTGGCATTGTTGAACGggttttggctaagttatcagattaagtcttccgcttgtatCTACTTatcattaatatttcattgtttaTCGTATATTAatttaaactgttaaaaagggttaaataaaagagttagtgattCTACATAATGCGGCTTGCCTACCTTTCACAGGTAGGCGCCATCaagactcccgagggtgggaaatccggatcaTGACAATTGAAGATGTAGAGCCTAGCCTGAAGACTACCAAGAACCAGTGGCTTCTTTAGAGAAGGGCCCTGCAAAACACATAGAATGGATGAGAAATAAGTAATACAATTCGCTTCAAGGATTAATTGAGTAAGAGAAATGAGATTGTAATGGAAGGAAGGAACCAATTGTACATGGGAAATGGAAATTTCGGGAGGCAGATTAAGGATACCATTACATGTGACTTTTACCTTATAACAATTAGGCAAAGTTACAAGATAATGTAAGGAAAGAGGTTTAATGTTCGATAAAACAGAAGAGTGTGGAGTCATGTGATTAGTCACACCCGAATCTATAATCCAAGGGTTGTTCCTATCTTAGAAAAATTGAAAGCAAAATTTTTAAAATCAGGGTTACCTATCAGACCTGCAAAATTTGCAAAACCAGTAGAGATCTCCTGAGAAGGTGGTGACACTTTGGATTGCTGAAGAAGACTTAGAAGTTGATCGAATTGTTCTACGGTAACGGCAGCACCCCTATATTAAGAATGAACAAGTCTATTAGCATTGCTAGTAGCATCATGCTCCCCCATGGATTGAGAATTTGAAACTTATGCAAAAGCAGCAgcctttttgaattttgactgcAAACCAAGAGGAAAACCATGTACATTGATGCACTTGTCAATCAGATGGCCAGTCTTCTTGCAGTATTTGCACACCAGAGGActcctttttgttttgttcaaaGTTAACTTCTGACTATGTGGTTTCTGAACCCTAGTAGAGAAAGTAGCAGAATCAGAATTGAAAGAAGATGTGGGATTATGAATCTCATCCTGACTTTCATCATTAATGAGCTTGTCATAAACAATATCCACATCAGAAAGTGGCTTCATCATAAAAACTTTACTTCTAATAGTAGAGTAGGAGTCGTTGAGTCCCATCAAAAATTAATGAACTTTCTGCTCTTCATCCAATCTTTGGAAAGACTCATTGCAACCACAAGTGCAATTAGGATatgaaatagagaaggagagttCATCCCACAACTTCTTAATCCTGTTGAAATATTAAGCAATATTGGAAGTACCctgagaaattgaagaaatctctttgcgaatttggaaaattttgatTCCACTAGCTTGACCAAACCTACGTTCAATCTCTCTCCAAAGTTTCTCAGCAAATTTGGTGTAAATAACAGTCTACCTAATCTTAGTGGCTAAGCTGTTGAGAATCCAAGCAACTAGCATATCATTACATCGGATCCATGGCTCGAGAAGAGAGGAAGTAGATCTAGGTTTCAGAATTGATCCATTAATCATTTCTAGTTTATTCTTATAAGACAACCCTAAGAGCATCCCTCTTCTCCAGCTCCCATAACCAGAACCATTGAAAGCTTTAGTAACCACAATTGTTCCCGAAAAATCAGAAGGAAGAAGGTACAATAGTGAGGCAGGGGGAACACCGGAACTATTGCTAGCACTAAGCCAGTCATCAGACGTCGAACCCATACcaataacaaaaaaaacaaaaaaaaaaaagcttaaaGCTACAAATTGagtaattttttttgttgtgaAATTAGGGTTTCAGCAAAGTAGAATAACAGTTGGCTTCTTCAAAGAATAGTCTGAAAGAGCCAAACTTTGAGAGAGGAACGTTAACCAAACCAGAAAAAAATAGCTCCGAGAAGAGAAACAAATGCTTGCCGGAAAAGAGAAACGCCAACAAGGAAAAACACAAAATTCACAATTCGTACCTCAAATTACATACATTACCACTAAAATAGAGAGAATCGATCTAGATCTAGCATAATCCAAGCTCTGATCCATATTAATAACCAGATTCATGAACAAAATCGCTCGATTAAAATGAGCAGATCCCTAATTTTGGTATCTGCATACTGAAATGAAACGTAGAGAGAGAGAAAATGTGAAAGtggaattttattaaaataaaaaaactgaTCTAATACACtgtacatctatatatatatatatatataagtgggcggctcaaaatatataaaattaaatataCAGCTGGCCCAAGCTTTACTACTCTATTACACTACTATACTTCAAGGAGGTTTGGGCTCATGTCTTGTGCAAGTAGGCTCAGCCCAGCAGAAATTAAGTGCAGCTCTATCATATTCTTCTCACGGACTTTTCCTAATCCTTATATCCTTGCGATCAATTCAAGAAATAAAGGTTGCTACTGGAAACCGTGATTACTTTGAAGTTTTCATGCTTCCTCCCAAAGAAGGCTCGGGATTCAACTGTAAACTTGTTCATCTCCGGGAGATTTTGCAGGTGCCCAAACTTGTGATTGGTCAGCCAAAAACTAGTGAAAGACCTGAGATGAAGATATGAATAAAAGGGGGTCAAACTTTAGAGTGTATATATATGGACTCAAAAAAATAACTAACAAATATTTCATTATTGCTTAATTACCTGTTGATGAACCTCCTGGACAATTCTGATCGTACAAAGGATAAATACGACCGGCATGCAATGGGTTGATCTTGCAACAAGAGACGAGATAGCTCAAGGCTACCATCGGAGAAAAGGAAGACAAAGGAGTTAGTGTTTTATTTCCATGTGAATCAGACCTTCCGTCTTTTCTTGTTGCAGTAAAACCACAAAACGTGCACTCTGCAAAAATAACAAGTCATTAGatataatttattatattgcACGTCTTTTATTTTTTACGTGAATTTTATAAAGAAAAAAGGCAGATCGACACATCAAAGATTTGAATGAAAGCATAGACGAAGAGAGGAATTAGTTACAGACATGGTGACTCATTGATTCAATGTCGAAGAATTCATGAAGAGGATTCATGCTAGAAAATGATTCCATCATCGTCATCGTCGTCTTCTTCAGTGTTGGTAGCCCTCATCATCTCTGCAGATAGGCTGAGTTGTACTGAAAGTGATGGTGATTGATAAAGCATATCACTATATATAGGAGGGACATGGGGCTCTAGGGTAAAAAGTTGTTACGAACTTTACTAGAATAAATGAGTTCCAAAAGGATACGTCCAATGGTAGAACCATCAGAAAATatgatattttgtgtaattaataCCACGGTCAGCCAAAATTATGGTTTTCTGATATTACTAGTCCCTTTTTCTATGGCTTTTTCATTGAAAATAATGCCATGGCCTTTCAAAAAAATTGT is a genomic window of Nicotiana tabacum cultivar K326 chromosome 16, ASM71507v2, whole genome shotgun sequence containing:
- the LOC107779506 gene encoding uncharacterized protein LOC107779506 isoform X2, whose product is MNLVINMDQSLDYARSRSILSILVVMVQKPHSQKLTLNKTKRSPLVCKYCKKTGHLIDKCINGCCRYRRTIRSTSKSSSAIQSVTTFSGDLYWFCKFCRALL
- the LOC107779506 gene encoding uncharacterized protein LOC107779506 isoform X1, which codes for MNLVINMDQSLDYARSRSILSILVVMVQKPHSQKLTLNKTKRSPLVCKYCKKTGHLIDKCINGCCRYRRTIRSTSKSSSAIQSVTTFSGDLYWFCKFCRSDRALL